One Saimiri boliviensis isolate mSaiBol1 chromosome 5, mSaiBol1.pri, whole genome shotgun sequence genomic window carries:
- the HES6 gene encoding transcription cofactor HES-6 isoform X1, with translation MAPPSAPGPDRASREDEDWWETRGDRKARKPLVEKKRRARINESLQELRLLLAGAEVQAKLENAEVLELTVRRVQGALRGRAREREQLQAEASERFAAGYIQCMHEVHTFVSTCQAIDATVAAELLNHLLESMPLREGSSFQDLLGDALAGVPGAPGRSGWPAGGAPGSPVPSPPGPGDDLCSDLEEAPEAELSRAPAEGPDLVPAALGSLTAAQIAQSVWRPW, from the exons ATGGCGCCACCGTCGGCGCCTGGCCCGGACCGCGCGAGCCGTGAGGATGAGGACTGGTGGGAGACGCGGGGAGACCGCAAG GCCCGGAAGCCCCTGGTGGAGAAGAAGCGGCGCGCGCGGATCAACGAGAGCCTGCAGGAGCTGCGGCTGCTGCTGGCGGGCGCCGAG GTGCAGGCCAAGCTGGAGAACGCCGAGGTGCTCGAGCTGACGGTGCGGCGGGTCCAGGGCGCGCTGCGGGGCCGGGCGCGCG AGCGCGAGCAGCTGCAGGCGGAAGCTAGCGAGCGCTTCGCCGCCGGCTACATCCAGTGCATGCACGAGGTGCACACGTTCGTGTCCACGTGCCAGGCCATCGACGCTACCGTCGCTGCCGAGCTCCTGAACCACCTGCTTGAGTCCATGCCGCTGCGCGAGGGCAGCAGCTTCCAGGATCTGCTGGGGGACGCCCTGGCGGGCGTACCTGGAGCCCCTGGGCGGAGTGGCTGGCCTGCGGGAGGGGCTCCAGGATCCCCAGTACCCAGCCCCCCAGGTCCCGGGGACGACCTGTGCTCCGACCTGGAGGAGGCCCCTGAGGCTGAACTGAGTCGGGCACCTGCTGAGGGGCCCGACTTGGTGCCCGCAGCCCTGGGCAGCCTGACTGCAGCCCAGATAGCACAGAGTGTCTGGAGGCCTTGGTGA
- the HES6 gene encoding transcription cofactor HES-6 isoform X2: MAPPSAPGPDRASREDEDWWETRGDRKARKPLVEKKRRARINESLQELRLLLAGAEVQAKLENAEVLELTSASSCRRKLASASPPATSSACTRCTRSCPRARPSTLPSLPSS; encoded by the exons ATGGCGCCACCGTCGGCGCCTGGCCCGGACCGCGCGAGCCGTGAGGATGAGGACTGGTGGGAGACGCGGGGAGACCGCAAG GCCCGGAAGCCCCTGGTGGAGAAGAAGCGGCGCGCGCGGATCAACGAGAGCCTGCAGGAGCTGCGGCTGCTGCTGGCGGGCGCCGAG GTGCAGGCCAAGCTGGAGAACGCCGAGGTGCTCGAGCTGACG AGCGCGAGCAGCTGCAGGCGGAAGCTAGCGAGCGCTTCGCCGCCGGCTACATCCAGTGCATGCACGAGGTGCACACGTTCGTGTCCACGTGCCAGGCCATCGACGCTACCGTCGCTGCCGAGCTCCTGA